A DNA window from Anas acuta chromosome 4, bAnaAcu1.1, whole genome shotgun sequence contains the following coding sequences:
- the ZNF518B gene encoding zinc finger protein 518B gives MQLKKMREILPRLYPGQVNDKNNSLTTSPKQSSEDKTNPSKGDGDQNRLYQGTEAENNKLSLINCIKCRNVQKISMQDIEKHKKLGWTEDKNFICKTCSHIPPPAFHFVPEGANAVDFEKHEKISSSRKQKTFKVKNFLPGKYYCDKCRFSTRDPLQYKKHIGQHEEIKFICSQCNYISYTKGEFQRHLVKHTGTFPYQCEYCEYGAVRHDYIVKHTRRVHEAPTKRPSNTIINHKRKKACLPSKSTLFEKQKYDEIPFQNKLSNSSSNMICEIPERVTKIVCSSHDTECSINATSVQDKTILEPSEISMCENQSVEVEVYSPKSEPLQPGMPLTVIAPSELVVPSNCLAQIVEIKIVNGAQQLVLKLIPMKEAAYKPVNCAEQELEYQGRERSVEGKKTSSVIQNELLTMEVNVDKLSSVSNQLNLESTHDKNSECLCSSDSQCLDYNSVSIQREDASKLRLHLVKGIDVHSSVAELCSQSLVTNSTEKKSDLKSSKWEVDGKNNLHYDLYCYEEGMDISRPKYATVSEDKSSKNISVKTTQEGKTFYSATVLKQKDTLPPKRDDKECKNLVVSSAEAHLTGKGFDKKSVTCSEAEKNFNFTKTPPWEDMTFGFRKVKKAETISPKNNLLLESLELQKMENKSNPFEGPVISSVFSLSSGAENVPEGIRWDDTTCNKKSATLLCRKIAQLMSAAESNMKSMPLRCQASSKKVHFPQENSASCERVVPATELEQAMSLPQMHGGNSVFSSEEHSNEQLLTFARTSKSRVTKNSNVATPVFIPKGTVLRVLNATSSQNSKGIEKRSEVSAPSMYCNEMLLPRPVPVSVSEKFSSNVPHLPNQIEPNAQSRNLSLRQRPRREASIKNSKQNGVPYQKSSDVSKQSKPYSRSQLGPKNKVKQASFRELPKRKTRTQSETSSNSDMSYLLTARRLRLVPLRMNQLIKCPRRNQPVVVLNHPDVDTPEIINVMKTINKYKGHVLKVVLSERTSSCLGVKRYRKRLTLQNAETGSQAKKQSMLKMKLKKTHKNNYQVVEASPAETLQCMFKCWFCGRVYVDQEEWISHGQRHLIEATKGWDVLSLPVKNH, from the coding sequence ATGCAATTGAAGAAAATGAGGGAAATTTTACCAAGATTGTACCCTGGCCAAgttaatgataaaaataattccttaacTACATCCCCAAAGCAATCTTCTGAAGATAAAACAAATCCGTCAAAAGGGGATGGTGACCAGAACCGCCTGTACCAAGGGACTGAGGCTGAGAATAATAAGTTGTCACTGATAAACtgtataaaatgcagaaatgttcagaaaattTCAATGCAAGATATAGAAAAGCATAAGAAACTCGGGTGGACTGAAGACAAGAATTTCATCTGTAAGACTTGCAGTCATATTCCACCGCCTGCTTTCCATTTTGTTCCTGAAGGTGCCAATGCTGTAGACtttgaaaagcatgaaaaaatatcctcaagtagaaaacagaaaacatttaaagttaAAAACTTTCTGCCAGGTAAATACTACTGCGATAAGTGTAGATTTTCAACACGGGATCCTTTGCAGTATAAAAAGCATATAGGTCaacatgaagaaattaaatttatttgttCCCAATGTAATTATATATCTTACACTAAAGGTGAATTCCAGAGACATTTGGTGAAACACACTGGAACTTTTCCTTATCAGTGTGAATACTGTGAATATGGTGCCGTTAGACATGACTATATAGTAAAACATACAAGAAGAGTACATGAAGCACCCACAAAACGGCCTTCAAATACTATCATAAACCACAAGCGAAAGAAGGCTTGCTTGCCAAGTAAAAGCACtttatttgaaaagcagaaatatgatgaaattccttttcaaaataaactttcGAATTCATCTTCAAATATGATTTGTGAGATTCCAGAAAGAGTGACTAAAATAGTGTGTTCGTCTCATGATACAGAATGTAGCATAAATGCAACGTCAGTACAGGACAAAACAATATTGGAGCCATCTGAAATAAGCATGTGTGAGAATCAAAGTGTGGAAGTTGAGGTTTATTCTCCAAAATCTGAGCCTTTACAACCTGGAATGCCTTTAACAGTAATTGCACCATCTGAACTTGTAGTTCCTTCTAACTGTTTAGCTCAGATAGTAGAGATTAAAATAGTGAATGGAGCTCAACAGCTGGTTCTTAAGCTAATTCCTATGAAAGAAGCAGCTTACAAACCTGTTAACTGTGCTGAACAGGAACTTGAGTATCAAGGTAGAGAACGAtctgtagaaggaaaaaaaacatcttctgtGATTCAAAATGAGTTACTAACCATGGAAGTGAATGTAGACAAGTTATCCAGTGTTAGTAACCAGCTTAATTTAGAGAGTACACATGACAAAAATTCTGAATGTCTTTGTTCTTCGGATTCTCAATGCTTAGACTACAACTCTGTATCTATACAGAGAGAAGATGCATCAAAATTACGCCTTCATTTGGTAAAAGGTATTGATGTGCATTCAAGTGTTGCAGAGCTCTGTTCTCAGTCTCTGGTGACTAatagtactgaaaaaaaaagtgatcttaAATCCTCAAAGTGGGAagtagatggaaaaaataacttacaTTATGATTTGTATTGTTATGAAGAAGGTATGGATATATCCCGTCCAAAATATGCAACTGTTTCTGAAGATAAAAGTTCCAAGAACATTTCAGTAAAGACTACTCAGGAGGGCAAAACATTCTATTCTGCTACAGTCCTTAAACAAAAAGATACATTGCCTCCAAAGAGGGATGACAAAGAATGTAAGAATCTGGTAGTTAGCTCTGCAGAAGCACATCTAACTGGTAAGGGTTTTGATAAAAAATCTGTTACATGTTCTGAAGCGGAAAAGAACTTTAATTTCACTAAAACTCCACCTTGGGAGGACATGACTTTTGGCTTTAGGAAAGTAAAGAAAGCTGAAACCATAAGTCCAAAAAACAATCTTCTTCTGGAATCATTAGAACTACAGAAAATGGAGAATAAGAGCAATCCTTTTGAGGGACCTGttatttcatctgtattttctcttaGTTCTGGGGCCGAAAATGTTCCAGAGGGCATCAGATGGGATGATACAACATGCAATAAGAAGTCAGCAACATTGCTGTGTAGAAAGATTGCTCAGCTCATGTCTGCTGCTGAATCTAACATGAAATCTATGCCTTTGAGATGTCAAGCTTCTAGTAAAAAGGTGCATTTCCCTCAGGAAAATTCAGCAAGCTGTGAGAGAGTCGTTCCTGCCACTGAATTGGAACAAGCTATGTCTTTACCTCAAATGCATGGTGGAAATAGTGTGTTTAGTAGTGAAGAACACAGTAACGAGCAGCTGCTTACATTTGCAAGAACATCTAAAAGCAGGGTAACTAAAAATTCCAATGTTGCTACTCCAGTGTTTATCCCCAAAGGGACAGTGTTGAGAGTGCTTAATGCTACTAGCAGTCAAAACTCTAAAGGAATAGAGAAGAGGAGTGAAGTATCAGCTCCTTCTATGTATTGCAATGAAATGCTTTTGCCTCGCCCGGTTCCTGTTAGTGTTTCTGAGAAGTTTAGCAGTAATGTGCCACATTTGCCTAATCAGATTGAACCAAATGCTCAGTCTCGAAATCTATCGCTCAGGCAAAGACCAAGGCGAGAAGCaagtattaaaaatagcaaacaaaatGGTGTACCATATCAGAAAAGCAGTGATGTGAGTAAGCAAAGCAAACCCTATTCAAGAAGTCAACTAGGACCCAAAAATAAGGTAAAACAAGCAAGCTTCAGGGAACTTCctaagaggaaaacaagaactCAGTCAGAAACCAGTTCAAATTCTGACATGTCATATCTATTGACAGCAAGACGTCTTCGGCTTGTCCCTCTGAGAATGAATCAGTTGATCAAATGCCCTCGTCGCAACCAGCCAGTTGTCGTACTAAACCATCCTGACGTTGACACACCAGAGATAATTAATGTCATGAAGACTATCAACAAGTATAAAGGTCATGTCCTCAAAGTAGTTTTGTCGGAAAGGACAAGTAGTTGTCTTGGTGTCAAACGTTATCGAAAGCGTCTTACTCTTCAGAATGCTGAGACAGGAAGCCAAGCAAAAAAACAGAGTATGCTAAAGATGAAACTAAAAAAGACCCATAAAAACAATTACCAGGTGGTGGAAGCTTCACCAGCTGAAACACTTCAGTGTATGTTTAAGTGTTGGTTTTGTGGAAGAGTATATGTGGACCAAGAAGAATGGATAAGTCATGGACAAAGGCACTTGATAGAGGCAACCAAGGGTTGGGATGTTCTTTCTCTTCCAGTAAAAAATCATTAA